A single region of the Opitutus sp. genome encodes:
- the atpC gene encoding ATP synthase F1 subunit epsilon, whose amino-acid sequence MALTLEIVTPEARVYSDTVDTVVVPTLTGEIGILPGHIPLLTQVVGGELRLMKDGKEQVLAVGKGFAQIESDKVSILAEHAITEEKIDEKAVEEALKRAQNALTASAHLDPSEQEILHELVRFAGIQLELKHRKR is encoded by the coding sequence ATGGCACTTACACTCGAAATCGTCACCCCGGAAGCCCGGGTTTATAGCGACACCGTCGACACGGTGGTTGTCCCGACCCTGACCGGTGAAATCGGTATCTTGCCCGGGCACATCCCGTTGTTGACCCAAGTGGTTGGCGGCGAGTTGCGTCTGATGAAGGACGGCAAGGAGCAGGTGCTGGCGGTGGGCAAAGGTTTTGCCCAGATCGAGTCTGACAAGGTCTCGATTTTGGCCGAGCACGCGATCACCGAAGAAAAGATCGATGAGAAGGCGGTCGAGGAAGCGCTGAAACGGGCCCAAAACGCGCTCACGGCCTCCGCGCACCTGGATCCCTCTGAGCAAGAAATCCTGCACGAACTGGTTCGCTTCGCCGGCATCCAGCTCGAACTCAAGCACCGCAAGCGTTAA
- a CDS encoding IS1634 family transposase has product MFLRRKTKSARGVGYSYWHLCRTVRTARGPRQQVVASLGKLDDAQLAGLRGGWDDLPALLRGETPIPKPDTAPLPGLGLPGQTEGDTAPRWEPADLRALRVERSRDFGECYLALSLWHRLKLNELLGELLPEGRESVGWAHTAALLTVARFCAQRSELGVAEHWYDTTALDDLLGVDNRLVNDDRLYRALDQLGEHKDALCAHLMTRYREWFGVRFEFLLYDVTSTYFEGEAERNPQAQRGYSRDQRSGNKQVCIGLVCTPEGLPLSFEVFAGNRADVSTVEDIVRAMETKYGQAERIWVMDRGMVSEANITFLRERKARYLVGTPKSWLRAHEQTLLEQSDWKTVQDGLEVRLVEQPDGEPGERYVLCRSGARAEKERAMLQRQSERLTAELIKIDAWLSRTPQADQEAVGRRIGRHLGKYPAAAAIVMAEVLRDGEGRAGALCISSRLDAGQKAHRQKGAYLLRTNCEETDPVLLWKWYIQLTQAEAAFRTAKSDLGLRPVFHHKEDRVQAHILVCFLALALWRTLEQWMHSKGLGTCARQLVKEMGGIKSVDVVVPVRRAEITTELRLRVVTKPEPATAQLLTHLGLRLPKGTREISNVVPKIAP; this is encoded by the coding sequence ATGTTCCTACGACGTAAGACCAAGTCGGCGCGCGGGGTCGGTTACAGTTATTGGCACTTGTGCCGGACGGTGCGCACCGCGCGTGGGCCGCGTCAGCAGGTCGTCGCCTCGCTGGGCAAACTCGACGACGCGCAACTGGCGGGCTTGCGCGGGGGCTGGGATGATTTACCCGCATTGTTGCGCGGGGAAACTCCGATCCCCAAGCCGGACACCGCACCTCTGCCCGGGCTCGGTTTGCCGGGCCAGACCGAAGGTGACACCGCACCGCGTTGGGAGCCGGCTGATCTGCGCGCTCTGAGAGTAGAACGCAGCCGCGACTTCGGCGAGTGTTACCTCGCCCTCTCGCTTTGGCACCGTCTCAAGCTCAATGAGCTGCTCGGCGAGCTTTTGCCCGAGGGCCGCGAGTCGGTGGGCTGGGCGCATACCGCCGCTCTGCTTACCGTCGCGCGGTTTTGCGCGCAACGCTCTGAACTCGGAGTGGCCGAGCACTGGTATGACACCACCGCGCTCGATGATCTGCTCGGTGTGGACAACCGGCTGGTCAACGATGACCGGCTCTACCGCGCGCTCGATCAGCTCGGCGAGCACAAGGACGCTCTGTGCGCCCACCTGATGACGCGTTACCGGGAGTGGTTTGGCGTGCGCTTCGAGTTTTTGCTCTACGATGTGACGAGCACCTACTTCGAGGGCGAGGCGGAGCGCAATCCGCAGGCCCAACGCGGTTACTCGCGAGATCAACGCAGCGGCAATAAACAGGTTTGCATCGGCCTGGTCTGCACCCCCGAGGGCCTGCCGCTGAGCTTCGAGGTGTTTGCGGGCAACCGCGCCGATGTGAGCACGGTCGAGGACATCGTGCGTGCAATGGAAACCAAATACGGCCAGGCCGAACGGATCTGGGTGATGGACCGGGGCATGGTCTCCGAGGCGAACATTACTTTCCTGCGCGAACGCAAGGCGCGCTACCTGGTCGGCACGCCGAAAAGCTGGCTGCGCGCCCACGAGCAGACTTTGCTCGAACAATCCGACTGGAAAACCGTGCAAGACGGGCTGGAGGTGCGCCTGGTCGAACAGCCCGACGGCGAGCCGGGCGAGCGTTACGTGTTATGTCGCAGCGGCGCGCGGGCCGAGAAGGAGCGCGCGATGCTCCAACGTCAGAGCGAGCGACTGACGGCAGAGTTGATCAAGATCGACGCCTGGCTCAGCCGCACGCCGCAGGCCGATCAGGAAGCCGTGGGCCGGCGGATCGGCCGGCACCTGGGTAAATATCCCGCCGCCGCCGCGATTGTAATGGCGGAGGTATTACGCGATGGGGAAGGCCGTGCCGGCGCCCTGTGCATCAGCAGCCGGCTCGACGCCGGACAAAAGGCGCACCGCCAAAAAGGCGCGTATCTGTTGCGCACCAACTGCGAGGAGACCGATCCGGTCTTGTTGTGGAAGTGGTATATCCAGCTCACGCAGGCCGAGGCGGCGTTCCGCACAGCCAAAAGCGACCTGGGACTGCGACCGGTGTTTCACCATAAAGAGGACCGCGTCCAGGCGCATATCCTGGTTTGCTTCCTAGCGTTGGCGCTGTGGCGCACGCTTGAGCAGTGGATGCACTCGAAGGGGCTGGGCACCTGTGCACGGCAATTGGTCAAGGAAATGGGCGGAATCAAAAGCGTCGATGTTGTCGTGCCCGTGCGCCGGGCCGAAATCACGACCGAACTACGCTTGCGTGTAGTCACCAAGCCAGAACCGGCCACCGCCCAGCTTCTCACCCACCTCGGCCTGCGTCTGCCCAAAGGCACCCGCGAAATCAGCAATGTAGTGCCGAAAATCGCCCCTTAA
- a CDS encoding flagellar motor protein MotB has protein sequence MNFHLRARSFLGGFLVLAPLLTSCTSPAGKSTTNPAHPGPAVGQAAGNVVGVVGGNVVGAAVGAVEGTVSGAQKPFTNEPRTIRTWRTETTSDGRTIQVPHDTSVDAYGRPITINK, from the coding sequence ATGAACTTCCATTTGCGCGCTCGTTCTTTTCTCGGCGGATTTCTCGTCCTCGCCCCGCTTTTGACCAGTTGCACCAGTCCCGCAGGTAAATCGACCACCAACCCCGCCCACCCGGGGCCCGCAGTTGGACAAGCGGCTGGAAATGTAGTCGGCGTTGTTGGCGGCAATGTCGTCGGTGCGGCTGTCGGGGCTGTTGAAGGAACGGTGAGCGGGGCGCAAAAACCCTTCACCAACGAACCACGCACCATTCGTACCTGGCGCACGGAAACCACCAGCGATGGGCGCACCATTCAAGTCCCCCACGACACGTCGGTCGACGCGTACGGCCGTCCCATTACCATCAACAAGTAA
- a CDS encoding cyclic nucleotide-binding domain-containing protein gives MSEAPATISRPQRWDVPFESAMGAVAVARILSIPPFSQIDASRFPASTSLPDILLNDTGLRSFKKNQVIVREGDYGNSAFFIITGSVRVALGKDAIPAEVLGRRQPEKKDFLSTLRQLWGNARYPEVRSLRRYKEAKAGAEHEKGDDTTAIFLHDIPSVLKGGTAVLTAGMFFGEIAALSRTPRTATIFAEEDCELLEIRWQGLRELRLRAPEIKQFIDTNYRKYSLENHLRETKYFKDLSPAELKEVANQTRFETYGSFDWHSNYKKNRDVAPEERIKEEPLIAEEGQYANGLVLIRAGFARMSQKYNQGERTASYLSRGQMFGFDEIAHNWNTKDSAPLQYTLRALGYVDVLVVPTSVVEQYILPKIPQASFPPPIVAQNKQINDRRDGELSTDVVEFLVDNRFINGRATMVMDLDRCTRCDDCIRACASAHDNNPRFVRHGHQIGRYMIANACMHCLDPVCMIGCPTGAIHRNALGGQVVINDTTCIGCSTCANSCPYNNIQMVEIRNELGEHILDQENRPVTKAAKCDLCVEQMTGPACVNACPHDALTRVDMQDTQTFAKWLQR, from the coding sequence ATGTCTGAAGCCCCCGCCACCATTTCCCGCCCTCAACGCTGGGACGTTCCCTTCGAAAGTGCCATGGGCGCGGTGGCGGTGGCGCGGATTTTATCCATTCCGCCGTTTAGCCAAATCGACGCCAGCCGGTTTCCCGCCAGCACCTCACTGCCCGACATTCTTTTAAACGACACCGGTCTGCGTTCGTTTAAAAAAAATCAGGTCATCGTCCGTGAAGGTGACTACGGCAATTCAGCCTTTTTCATTATAACGGGCAGCGTACGGGTCGCCTTGGGCAAGGATGCCATTCCTGCGGAGGTACTTGGCCGCCGGCAACCCGAGAAGAAGGACTTTCTCTCTACCCTGCGCCAGTTGTGGGGCAATGCGCGTTATCCCGAAGTGCGTAGCCTGCGTCGCTATAAAGAAGCCAAAGCGGGTGCCGAGCATGAAAAGGGGGATGATACCACGGCCATTTTTCTGCACGACATCCCCAGTGTCCTCAAAGGCGGAACCGCTGTATTAACCGCAGGAATGTTCTTCGGCGAAATTGCCGCTTTGAGCCGAACCCCGCGTACTGCTACCATTTTTGCCGAGGAAGATTGCGAACTGCTCGAAATCCGCTGGCAAGGCCTGCGTGAACTGCGTTTACGCGCCCCGGAGATCAAACAGTTCATTGACACAAACTATCGCAAGTATTCACTGGAGAACCACCTCCGCGAAACCAAGTATTTCAAAGACCTCAGCCCTGCGGAGCTTAAAGAGGTCGCCAATCAAACCCGTTTCGAGACCTACGGCAGCTTTGACTGGCATTCGAATTACAAAAAAAATCGGGACGTCGCGCCCGAGGAGCGCATTAAAGAGGAGCCGCTGATCGCCGAGGAAGGTCAATACGCCAACGGCCTAGTTCTTATTCGCGCCGGGTTTGCGCGCATGAGCCAAAAGTATAATCAGGGCGAACGCACCGCGAGTTACCTCTCCCGCGGCCAAATGTTCGGCTTCGACGAGATCGCGCACAACTGGAACACCAAGGATTCGGCGCCGCTTCAATATACACTGCGCGCGCTCGGCTACGTCGACGTGCTGGTTGTTCCGACTTCGGTGGTCGAACAATATATTCTGCCGAAAATCCCCCAAGCGTCATTCCCCCCGCCGATTGTTGCCCAAAACAAACAAATCAACGACCGCCGCGACGGCGAGTTGTCGACGGACGTCGTGGAGTTCTTGGTGGACAATCGCTTCATCAACGGACGCGCCACCATGGTGATGGATTTGGACCGCTGCACGCGCTGCGACGACTGCATCCGCGCCTGTGCATCGGCGCACGATAACAACCCGCGATTTGTCCGGCACGGACACCAGATCGGGCGCTATATGATAGCCAATGCCTGCATGCACTGCCTCGATCCGGTGTGCATGATCGGCTGCCCAACCGGCGCGATTCATCGTAACGCGCTCGGCGGCCAGGTGGTCATCAACGATACCACGTGTATCGGTTGCTCCACCTGCGCCAACAGCTGCCCCTATAATAACATCCAAATGGTCGAGATTCGCAATGAACTCGGCGAACACATTCTCGATCAGGAAAATCGACCGGTCACCAAAGCCGCCAAGTGCGATCTGTGCGTCGAACAAATGACGGGCCCCGCGTGCGTCAACGCCTGCCCGCATGACGCCCTGACCCGTGTTGATATGCAGGACACTCAAACCTTTGCCAAATGGCTTCAACGCTAA
- a CDS encoding cytochrome c3 family protein, with protein sequence MTALKTKKNLVVACLAALFVAPSLSFAALDSSKLVGPGKCTDCHKSEASAWQEMKHYKTFDDLHRRPAAKEIAAKLEIVNIKTESTCMQCHYTVNDTGRAVAGVSCESCHGAAADWITLHNEKGRRADAVAQGFISPSNIYQLAVNCYSCHTVPNEKLVNVGGHQAGSAIELVSWVQGEVRHHFKAGTTNADATPERKRMLYLVGRVVDLEYSLRGVANATEKATYAVTMARRAKAARAEIQKIIDVLPRDEIKAVAAAVDGVGLKLNNKEPIMAAVQTISDLGRKISDTYKGEELAALDALIPTVVQGTPYGAAQ encoded by the coding sequence ATGACCGCCCTGAAAACCAAAAAAAACCTAGTGGTCGCCTGTCTGGCCGCCCTATTTGTTGCGCCCAGCCTAAGCTTCGCCGCCCTAGATAGTTCCAAGCTGGTGGGGCCCGGTAAGTGCACGGATTGCCACAAGAGCGAGGCCAGCGCCTGGCAGGAGATGAAGCACTATAAAACCTTCGACGATCTGCACCGTCGCCCCGCCGCCAAGGAAATCGCCGCCAAGCTGGAGATTGTTAACATCAAAACGGAGAGCACGTGCATGCAGTGCCACTATACGGTGAACGACACCGGGCGCGCGGTTGCTGGCGTTTCCTGCGAATCGTGCCACGGTGCAGCAGCGGATTGGATCACCCTCCACAATGAAAAGGGCCGCCGCGCCGACGCAGTCGCCCAAGGCTTTATCTCCCCCAGCAACATTTACCAACTGGCGGTCAATTGCTACTCGTGCCACACCGTTCCCAATGAAAAACTGGTGAACGTGGGCGGCCACCAGGCCGGCAGCGCGATTGAGCTGGTCTCATGGGTGCAAGGCGAAGTCCGCCACCACTTTAAGGCCGGAACCACCAATGCCGATGCGACCCCCGAGCGGAAGCGCATGCTTTACTTGGTCGGCCGCGTGGTTGACCTCGAGTACAGCCTGCGTGGTGTCGCCAATGCCACCGAGAAGGCCACTTATGCCGTGACCATGGCCCGTCGCGCCAAGGCCGCCCGTGCGGAAATCCAGAAAATCATCGATGTGCTCCCCCGGGATGAAATCAAGGCCGTTGCCGCCGCCGTCGATGGCGTTGGCCTGAAGCTTAACAACAAAGAACCCATCATGGCTGCCGTTCAAACCATCAGCGATCTGGGCCGCAAAATCAGCGACACCTACAAGGGCGAGGAACTGGCCGCGCTCGACGCCCTGATCCCCACCGTTGTACAGGGAACACCCTACGGTGCAGCACAATAA
- a CDS encoding cytochrome C, translated as MRFPFAYKNLTSGCFALLAAGVLLHAEPSAQPVVAKVQSADDELISLIVAKPAAKVAAAADDDLLGGDDVPVVKAKAASAPLAPAKPKAKDPVDPHLAIYAKNNFPSASECAPCHKQIYDEWRSSNHAYASISPVFHKFEQKINDLAQGTIGMFCMRCHVAVGTTMGETREQPLWERSEVSREGITCVTCHRVKEEYSRVNGERRIEMGDITKPVYGNSNASGLTEIILNKDKHHVKLSPQDPGPGQVIHNSAVKFDALSKSEFCISCHQVAVHPGIKLEVVWDQYRASPAAAQGISCQECHMGKVPGKAEGFETGPAAIVNGKAINPGRKHSNHAFFGPGYPIVHPGIFPHHPEAKRFALQSWLKFDYRAGWGTPEFEKKVAKKPADFTFPEEWASVEDRSDARLIVDENLVMLEQKKKLREQVMNNGAKLDGPFFQSDPVAGKALKVNYVLHNTNSGHNLPSGSLGAQPELWLNVALFDEKGARVWESGYVDSQGDMADLHSPDVRAGRLPVDSQLFNLQTKFLTTNIKGTDREMYLPINMDIDQLPFIRPAGVPTSVLNHPPFVRMESRSLPPLSKRTASYTIPASAIKTPGRYRIAIRMRSRAEPIYFMNFIEATPEMNQSMNEWMIDLHPSAAEFTVNPAR; from the coding sequence ATGCGTTTCCCATTTGCCTACAAAAACCTGACATCTGGATGCTTCGCCCTGCTTGCGGCGGGCGTTCTGTTACACGCCGAACCCTCCGCCCAACCCGTTGTCGCCAAAGTGCAGTCGGCCGACGACGAATTGATTTCTCTCATCGTAGCTAAGCCAGCCGCCAAAGTAGCGGCTGCCGCGGATGACGATTTACTGGGGGGCGATGATGTTCCCGTGGTCAAGGCGAAGGCGGCTTCTGCACCCTTGGCGCCGGCCAAACCCAAAGCGAAGGATCCGGTTGACCCGCATCTGGCGATCTACGCCAAGAATAATTTCCCGAGCGCTTCCGAATGCGCGCCCTGCCACAAGCAAATCTACGACGAATGGCGTTCGTCCAACCACGCCTACGCGTCGATTTCGCCCGTCTTCCACAAGTTTGAGCAGAAGATCAACGACTTGGCGCAGGGCACCATCGGCATGTTCTGCATGCGCTGCCACGTTGCGGTCGGGACCACGATGGGCGAAACGCGCGAACAGCCCCTGTGGGAGCGTTCCGAGGTGTCCCGCGAGGGCATCACTTGCGTCACCTGCCATCGCGTTAAGGAAGAGTACTCCCGTGTAAACGGTGAGCGCCGGATCGAAATGGGCGACATCACCAAGCCCGTTTACGGCAATTCGAATGCTTCCGGTTTGACGGAGATCATTTTGAACAAGGATAAACACCATGTTAAGCTCTCACCCCAAGATCCGGGTCCCGGGCAGGTGATTCATAACTCCGCCGTGAAATTTGATGCCCTGAGCAAATCCGAATTCTGTATTTCGTGCCATCAGGTGGCCGTGCACCCCGGCATCAAACTGGAAGTCGTCTGGGATCAATACCGCGCCTCACCCGCCGCAGCCCAAGGAATCAGCTGCCAAGAGTGTCACATGGGCAAGGTGCCCGGCAAAGCCGAGGGCTTCGAGACTGGCCCAGCAGCCATCGTTAACGGCAAAGCGATCAACCCCGGTCGTAAGCACTCCAACCACGCCTTTTTCGGCCCGGGTTATCCGATCGTTCACCCCGGTATCTTCCCTCACCATCCGGAGGCCAAGCGTTTCGCCCTGCAGAGCTGGCTGAAATTTGATTACCGCGCCGGCTGGGGCACCCCGGAATTCGAGAAAAAAGTGGCCAAAAAGCCCGCCGATTTCACCTTCCCTGAAGAGTGGGCCTCGGTCGAAGACCGCTCGGACGCCCGTCTCATCGTCGATGAAAACCTGGTGATGCTGGAGCAGAAAAAGAAGTTGCGCGAACAGGTCATGAACAACGGCGCCAAGCTCGATGGCCCGTTCTTCCAGTCCGATCCGGTTGCCGGAAAAGCGCTGAAAGTGAACTACGTTCTCCATAACACCAACTCGGGTCACAACTTGCCCTCAGGCTCCCTCGGCGCTCAGCCTGAGCTCTGGCTTAACGTCGCCCTGTTTGACGAAAAAGGTGCCCGCGTTTGGGAGTCCGGTTATGTCGACAGCCAAGGTGACATGGCCGACCTGCATTCCCCTGATGTCCGTGCGGGCCGTTTGCCGGTTGATAGCCAGCTCTTTAACCTGCAGACCAAGTTCCTGACCACGAACATCAAGGGCACGGATCGGGAGATGTACCTGCCGATCAACATGGATATCGACCAACTTCCCTTTATCCGTCCTGCCGGCGTGCCGACGAGCGTCTTGAACCATCCGCCCTTTGTGCGCATGGAGAGCCGCAGCCTGCCGCCGTTGTCTAAGCGCACCGCCAGTTACACGATTCCGGCATCGGCCATAAAAACGCCCGGGCGTTACCGGATCGCCATTCGTATGCGCAGTCGCGCCGAACCGATATACTTCATGAACTTCATCGAGGCGACCCCTGAGATGAATCAATCGATGAACGAGTGGATGATCGACCTTCACCCCTCGGCCGCTGAATTCACGGTAAATCCCGCTCGTTGA
- a CDS encoding 2Fe-2S iron-sulfur cluster binding domain-containing protein has product MSQYIILSLGLILVALVVATLGSLLVAQLRALSAQKQAQAISLQKLSTELLIAQKALKKAETGGSVWSGVRKFSVIKKVPETSDATSFYLAPHDKKPLPPFKPGQYLTFELDIPNQKKKTIRCYSLSDAILPDYYRVTIKRCPPSKPEHAAGLASNFFHDSIHEGAILDVKAPGGHFFLDTNKQSPVVLISGGVGITPCLSMMNEIIQNGSRREIWWFYGVRHGGEHIMKEHVAAMAAKYSNISLHVCYSNPTEDDKLGADYQHHGRVGVDLFKKVLPSNNFDYYMCGPGPMMESVVKGLAEWGVPDDKVHYEAFGPASVKKAAPVAAVAADAGAKPVMVTFAKSSKSVAWNPEAGNLLAFAESQGVAIASGCCAGQCGTCVTAIRSGDVTYAQEPGSKPEPGSCLACVAAPKGDVVLDA; this is encoded by the coding sequence ATGTCCCAATATATCATCCTTTCACTCGGGCTCATTCTGGTCGCGCTGGTCGTGGCCACATTGGGATCCCTGCTGGTGGCCCAGTTGCGGGCGCTCAGCGCTCAAAAACAGGCGCAGGCGATTTCCTTGCAGAAGCTCTCCACGGAACTGCTCATTGCGCAAAAGGCTCTCAAAAAGGCCGAAACCGGCGGCAGTGTTTGGAGCGGCGTTCGCAAGTTCAGTGTGATCAAAAAAGTGCCGGAGACCAGTGACGCCACCTCGTTTTATTTGGCTCCGCACGACAAAAAACCGCTGCCGCCCTTTAAGCCCGGTCAGTACCTGACCTTTGAACTCGATATCCCGAATCAGAAAAAGAAAACCATTCGCTGCTATAGTTTAAGCGATGCGATTCTGCCTGATTATTATCGGGTGACTATCAAGCGCTGCCCGCCCTCCAAGCCCGAGCATGCAGCCGGTCTGGCGTCCAACTTCTTCCATGATTCGATTCATGAAGGGGCGATTCTTGATGTGAAGGCACCCGGCGGCCATTTCTTCCTCGATACCAACAAGCAGTCCCCGGTGGTTTTAATCTCCGGCGGCGTCGGCATCACGCCGTGCTTGAGCATGATGAACGAGATTATCCAAAACGGCTCGCGGCGTGAAATCTGGTGGTTTTACGGGGTGCGCCATGGTGGAGAGCACATCATGAAGGAGCACGTGGCGGCCATGGCGGCCAAGTACAGTAATATCAGCCTCCACGTCTGTTATTCCAATCCCACCGAGGACGACAAACTGGGTGCGGATTACCAGCATCACGGCCGCGTCGGCGTGGATCTGTTTAAAAAGGTCCTGCCATCGAATAATTTCGATTACTACATGTGCGGGCCTGGCCCGATGATGGAGTCGGTGGTCAAGGGTCTGGCCGAGTGGGGCGTGCCCGACGACAAGGTTCACTATGAGGCCTTCGGCCCGGCCAGCGTCAAGAAAGCGGCTCCTGTGGCGGCAGTGGCGGCCGATGCCGGCGCCAAACCGGTGATGGTGACCTTTGCCAAGTCTAGCAAAAGCGTCGCGTGGAATCCGGAAGCGGGTAATCTGCTGGCGTTTGCCGAATCGCAAGGAGTTGCGATCGCCTCGGGCTGTTGCGCCGGCCAGTGCGGCACCTGTGTGACGGCGATTCGTAGTGGCGATGTGACTTATGCTCAGGAGCCCGGCAGCAAGCCCGAGCCCGGTTCCTGCTTGGCCTGCGTCGCCGCGCCCAAGGGCGATGTGGTTTTGGACGCCTAA
- a CDS encoding plasmid pRiA4b ORF-3 family protein, producing the protein MISLHEGRGSRTKKPPAQALVLGLTVAGCTPRIWRRLVVREAMWLARLHDSIQVAFDWFDYQTHTFTLGDVRLGNPAKAVGISIEDDRDITLLDAELAKRGGMSYEYHFGEGWRVDIRVEAVLPLVKGEVYPRCLAGERAGPPEDCGGLEAYQDMLACIQEPTTELGREWLEWLGPLHDVERCDLALINKGLKKFSK; encoded by the coding sequence ATGATTTCCTTGCATGAGGGCCGTGGCTCGCGGACCAAAAAACCACCGGCACAGGCGCTGGTTCTCGGCCTGACGGTGGCCGGCTGCACACCGCGAATCTGGCGCCGCTTGGTGGTGCGTGAAGCCATGTGGCTGGCGCGCCTGCACGACTCGATCCAGGTGGCCTTTGATTGGTTCGATTACCAGACCCACACATTCACCCTGGGCGATGTGCGCCTGGGCAACCCGGCCAAGGCCGTCGGCATCAGCATCGAGGACGATCGCGATATCACGCTGCTCGACGCGGAGTTGGCCAAACGAGGAGGGATGAGCTACGAGTACCATTTTGGCGAAGGATGGCGGGTGGACATCCGCGTGGAAGCGGTCCTGCCCCTGGTAAAAGGTGAAGTTTACCCCCGCTGCCTGGCGGGCGAACGGGCGGGCCCGCCCGAGGACTGCGGGGGCTTGGAGGCGTATCAAGATATGCTCGCCTGCATTCAAGAACCCACCACCGAGTTGGGCCGTGAATGGCTGGAGTGGCTAGGCCCGCTGCATGATGTAGAGCGCTGCGACTTGGCCCTAATCAACAAGGGCCTGAAGAAGTTCAGTAAGTAA
- a CDS encoding ATP-binding protein, whose protein sequence is MKTEPEKTDLLKDQLKYLKLGYLLRHHGELTAEAAKARCSHAEFLRRLVQAETQDRQIRALERRIQAARFPVKKTVDQFQWDWPKELNEAQVRHLFELGFVKERTNAVFCGGVGLGKTHLASALGYAACQAGYTVLFTTAVDAINALVTAQSLHRLQAELKRYMTPAVLVLDEVGYLPLDKSGADLLFQIVSQRYERGSLIVTTNKAYKHWAGIFNNDAGITAAILDRLLHRAQTVVIEGKSYRMKDRLADEPAS, encoded by the coding sequence ATGAAAACAGAACCCGAAAAAACCGATTTATTAAAAGATCAACTCAAGTACCTGAAACTCGGTTACCTGCTGCGCCACCACGGCGAACTCACGGCCGAGGCGGCCAAGGCGCGCTGTTCGCACGCCGAATTTTTACGCCGACTGGTGCAGGCCGAGACCCAGGACCGCCAGATCCGGGCGCTGGAGCGGCGCATCCAGGCAGCGCGCTTCCCGGTCAAGAAAACCGTCGACCAGTTCCAGTGGGACTGGCCCAAGGAGTTGAACGAAGCGCAGGTGCGGCACCTCTTCGAACTGGGCTTTGTCAAGGAGCGCACCAACGCGGTGTTTTGCGGTGGTGTGGGGCTTGGGAAGACACATCTCGCGAGCGCGTTGGGCTACGCGGCGTGCCAGGCGGGCTACACGGTGCTGTTTACGACGGCGGTGGACGCGATCAACGCCCTGGTCACCGCCCAGTCCCTGCACCGGTTGCAAGCCGAGTTGAAGCGTTACATGACCCCTGCGGTGCTCGTGCTCGATGAGGTCGGCTACCTGCCGCTCGACAAGTCGGGGGCCGACCTGCTCTTCCAGATCGTCAGCCAACGCTACGAACGCGGCTCGCTGATCGTCACCACCAACAAGGCCTACAAACACTGGGCAGGGATCTTTAACAACGACGCTGGCATCACCGCGGCGATCCTGGACCGCCTACTGCACCGGGCCCAGACCGTCGTCATCGAGGGCAAATCCTACCGCATGAAAGACCGCCTGGCCGACGAACCTGCAAGCTGA